One Papaver somniferum cultivar HN1 chromosome 10, ASM357369v1, whole genome shotgun sequence genomic window carries:
- the LOC113317309 gene encoding uncharacterized protein LOC113317309, with protein MYQLISTSLNNRILNLPAISLVTRTKCIKNEIKFWKRKLIIRKKVLLVSSNDSPIVEETKDEVSKEEDINKSVRSTSSSIDKDLKKAVQKTAATFAPRASTASKNPAVPGSTLYTVFEVQAYVSMLLGGLLSFNVVFPSNEPDLWRLMGMWSFWMFTIPSLRARDCSKNEKEALNYLFILVPLLNVLIPFFVKSFSTVWAADTIAFFGMYAWKMGWLQKTE; from the exons ATGTATCAGTTAATCTCAACGTCATTAAACAACAGAATTTTAAATCTTCCCGCCATTTCCTTGGTAACCAGAACTAAATGCATCAAAAATGAGATCAAATTCTGGAAAAGAAAGTTAATTATAAGAAAAAAAGTATTATTAGTAAGTTCAAATGATTCACCAATTGTCGAAGAAACAAAAGATGAAGTATCCAAGGAAGAAGAtatcaacaaatctgttcggtcgACATCTTCGTCAATTGATAAAGACCTCAAAAAG GCTGTTCAGAAGACTGCTGCAACATTTGCACCTAGGGCTTCTACTGCAAGTAAAAATCCTGCAGTGCCTGGAAGCACTTTGTACACCGTCTTTGAAGTTCAAGCTTATGTCTCGATGTTGTTAGGTGGGCTACTTTCGTTCAATGTTGTATTTCCATCCAACGAACCTGACTTATGGAGACTCATGGGAATGTGGTCATTTTGGATGTTCA CAATTCCATCACTTCGTGCCCGTGACTGCTCAAAGAATGAGAAGGAAGCTTTGAACTATCTCTTCATACTTGTTCCTTTACTAAATGTTTTAATTCCATTCTTTGTGAAATCCTTCTCAACCGTTTGGGCGGCAGATACAATTGCATTCTTTGGGATGTATGCATGGAAG ATGGGGTGGCTTCAAAAGACGGAGTAA
- the LOC113317308 gene encoding pyrroline-5-carboxylate reductase-like, with amino-acid sequence MVSSVAIPSDTFKLGFIGAGKLAENIARGVVKSGILPASRISTAHRSSDRRDVFSSFGVKVFEHNHQVVEHSDVIIFSVKPQMVKEVVLQLKPSLTGDKLLVSIAAGIKLCDLQEWSGNTRFIRVMPNTPSAVGQAASVISLGGTATEEDGLLMDSLFGAIGKTWRANEKMFDAVTGLSGSGPAYIFLAIEALADGGVAAGLPRDLAAGLAAQTVLGAAAMVVNTGKHPGQLKDDVASPGGTTIAAIHELEKGGFRGTLMNAVVAAANRSKELSKN; translated from the exons ATGGTTTCTTCAGTGGCAATTCCTAGTGATACATTTAAGTTGGGGTTTATCGGAGCTGGAAAATTGGCAGAGAATATAGCTAGAGGAGTAGTGAAATCAGGGATTTTACCTGCTTCAAGAATTAGTACTGCTCATAGAAGTTCTGATCGTAGAGATGTTTTTTCATCCTTTGGGGTTAAAGTCTTTGAACATAATCATCAG GTTGTCGAACACAGTGACGTCATCATATTTTCAGTGAAACCTCAGATGG TGAAGGAGGTGGTTTTGCAGCTGAAACCTTCGCTTACAGGAGATAAACTTTTAGTGTCAATTGCCGCTGGGATTAAATTGTGTGATCTACAG GAATGGTCAGGGAATACTCGTTTTATTCGAGTTATGCCAAATACTCCTTCTGCTGTAGGTCAGGCAGCATCAG TTATTAGCTTAGGAGGAACTGCAACAGAAGAAGATGGATTGCTTATGGATAGTCTCTTTGGAGCAATTGGTAAGACTTGGAGAGCTAATGAGAAAATGTTTGATGCCGTCACCGGATTGAG TGGAAGTGGCCCAGCATATATTTTTCTGGCAATAGAGGCTCTAGCCGATGGTGGAGTAGCTGCAGGTCTTCCACGAGACCTTGCAGCAGGTTTAGCTGCTCAGACT GTTTTGGGAGCAGCTGCAATGGTCGTCAACACTGGTAAGCATCCAGGGCAGCTAAAAGATGATGTTGCATCACCTGGAGGAACCACCATTGCTGCGATTCACGAATTGGAGAAGGGTGGATTTCGTGGGACTCTGATGAACGCAGTTGTTGCTGCAGCCAACCGTAGTAAAGAGTTGTCTAAGAACTAG
- the LOC113317310 gene encoding uncharacterized protein LOC113317310, with protein sequence MEELPKAKNEKPTQQSLHQDDADEEDESVKQLEECSVLYLTLQDCLVENNRNWKACQAEVQALKACHERKNNNKKK encoded by the exons ATGGAGGAATTACCAAAAGCGAAGAATGAAAAACCTACTCAGCAATCTCTACATCAAGATGATGCTGATGAGGAAGATGAAAGTGTTAAGCAACTCGAGGAATGTTCTGTTCTCTATTTGACTTTACAG GATTGTCTAGTTGAAAATAACAGAAACTGGAAAGCTTGTCAAGCGG AAGTTCAAGCTTTGAAAGCATGTCATGAGAGGAAGAACAATAACAAGAAGAAGTGA